One Thermanaerothrix sp. DNA segment encodes these proteins:
- a CDS encoding TrkA family potassium uptake protein, producing MEKKKTVLVVGLGRFGQSLCLRLTDLGHRVIGVDRVRARVEALAESLEYVAQLDASDEEALIKVGAKEVDIAVVAIGEGLEASVLATAILKDLGVSVWARATNALHAKVLERVGATKVFYPEREMGIVIADQIVRPWMSYFHFGGDSEITIAQVEGARLAGRSLRDLDLTKRYGVLVLFAERDGKRYVPKGDTEVSAMDNLWIAGTDADVSRFMNKLSKEG from the coding sequence ATGGAAAAGAAGAAAACGGTGTTGGTCGTGGGTCTTGGGCGTTTTGGGCAGTCCCTGTGTCTTAGGCTTACGGATCTTGGCCATAGGGTTATAGGGGTTGACCGAGTTCGCGCCAGGGTTGAAGCTTTAGCGGAGAGCCTGGAGTACGTGGCCCAGTTAGATGCCTCTGACGAAGAGGCCCTGATAAAGGTCGGTGCTAAGGAAGTTGATATCGCGGTGGTAGCCATAGGAGAGGGACTCGAAGCCAGCGTGCTTGCCACCGCCATACTGAAGGACCTGGGGGTTTCGGTTTGGGCCAGGGCCACCAATGCCCTTCACGCCAAGGTGTTGGAAAGGGTTGGGGCGACCAAGGTCTTCTACCCAGAGAGGGAGATGGGCATAGTAATAGCGGATCAGATCGTACGCCCTTGGATGAGTTATTTCCACTTCGGAGGCGACTCGGAGATAACCATAGCTCAGGTGGAGGGGGCTCGTTTGGCTGGCAGGTCTTTAAGGGACCTGGACCTTACAAAACGCTACGGTGTTCTGGTATTATTCGCTGAACGGGACGGCAAGAGGTACGTTCCCAAGGGAGACACCGAGGTCTCAGCCATGGACAATCTCTGGATAGCGGGTACCGATGCGGACGTGTCCCGTTTCATGAATAAGCTAAGCAAGGAAGGGTGA
- the pheS gene encoding phenylalanine--tRNA ligase subunit alpha produces the protein MRDLVAEAVEIRRALEEELASARAPEAVEAVMVKYLGRKGALTLLMRSLGDVPRDDKPRVGKELNIIKDRCELQVRERLEELLKIKEVQEEEGNVLDVSLPPAGRPLGRFHPVAQTMEDIVSIFVSLGFSVATGPEIETDFYNFEALNFKAHHPARDMQDTFFLRDDKLLRTHTSPVQVRSMLSMGAPLRIVIPGRVYRRDSDPTHSPMFHQVEGLLLDENVSVADLKGCLQVFVDSIFGKPLKSRFRGSYFPFTEPSIEMDVECVVCGGANPSCRVCKGTGWLEILGAGMVHPNVLRSGGVDPERFGGFAWGMGVDRIAMLKYGLSDLRPLFEADLSYLIGGMAR, from the coding sequence GTGAGGGATCTTGTGGCCGAGGCCGTTGAGATTCGAAGAGCCCTGGAAGAGGAGTTGGCTTCAGCAAGGGCCCCGGAGGCCGTGGAAGCGGTCATGGTTAAGTACCTTGGTCGTAAGGGGGCTCTCACGCTTCTCATGAGATCCCTTGGGGACGTGCCTAGGGATGATAAACCAAGGGTTGGCAAGGAATTAAACATCATCAAGGACAGATGCGAGCTCCAGGTTAGGGAGAGGCTGGAGGAGCTCCTTAAGATAAAGGAGGTTCAGGAGGAAGAGGGCAACGTACTTGACGTGTCTCTCCCCCCCGCCGGTCGTCCGCTGGGGAGGTTTCATCCAGTGGCCCAGACCATGGAGGACATAGTTTCCATCTTCGTGTCCCTCGGCTTCTCGGTAGCCACTGGCCCTGAGATAGAGACCGATTTCTACAACTTTGAAGCCCTCAACTTCAAGGCCCACCATCCCGCAAGGGACATGCAGGATACGTTCTTCCTTAGAGACGATAAGCTTCTTCGAACCCACACTTCACCAGTTCAGGTTCGGTCCATGCTGTCCATGGGAGCCCCCCTTAGGATAGTGATCCCCGGAAGGGTCTACCGAAGGGATAGCGACCCCACCCACTCCCCCATGTTCCATCAGGTGGAGGGACTGTTGCTCGATGAGAACGTGTCGGTGGCGGATCTCAAAGGATGCCTCCAGGTCTTTGTGGATTCCATATTTGGGAAGCCCCTTAAATCCCGTTTTAGGGGCAGCTACTTCCCTTTTACCGAACCATCGATAGAGATGGATGTGGAATGCGTTGTCTGCGGTGGGGCGAACCCGTCTTGCCGGGTTTGCAAAGGTACCGGCTGGCTTGAGATCCTCGGTGCCGGTATGGTGCACCCCAACGTCCTAAGGAGCGGTGGAGTGGATCCTGAGAGGTTTGGCGGTTTTGCATGGGGCATGGGAGTTGATAGGATTGCCATGCTGAAGTATGGTCTATCCGACTTAAGACCACTGTTTGAGGCGGATCTCTCTTACTTAATCGGAGGAATGGCCCGATGA
- the pheT gene encoding phenylalanine--tRNA ligase subunit beta translates to MRVHLGWLRKLVEINVSLDGLIDCLTMTGTEVEEVIKPVGASSGILIAQVEDVALHPSKPSLSVAKVNYRSGNATVVTGARNVEKGGLFPYAPPGARICDGAELSVRSFNGVDSHGMLLSCEELGLEGLDASGGLLKLPSDAPLGEDFLSWAELDQPVLDLSITPNRGDLCSMIGVAREVSALTGGKLLPVEMPDINWSDEDWSSRFQLKVCDDGCWKYLLGFCEVKFLGESQFFDRLKLVLSGMRPLNNVVDPTNLAMLLFGHPLHAFDANRLPSGSVEVRGAVAGETLRTLDGRDRELQDKDLIICSSGVPIAIAGVMGGEDAEVKKDTKAILLESAVFDPARVSVTSRRLGISSQAAFRYSRSVDWNVSEVAALYALGKMSYGGAVVVGRGFLEHQRDFRIDRRISLRLSSLKRVLLMDSLEQAACILESLGFEREEISSSHAVFSVPSWRSDVEGEEDLIEEVGRVRGYHLVEPRIPGNLRGRGIVPRAFELSNSLRRVAISRGYVEVMTYSFTSPEELGELGVSHEGSPRIVNPISREHLIMRPLIAVGLIRGLRGNLSSGWRKPVRIFETGNVFVSEGESHHVAGLVFVGKDTRSVHGERVVEDFFSIKADVEAMLESAGVKAVWIRGREPFGHAGQTAHVVVDGRRIGFLCRLKPSIERELGADEGVFVFELNTDGLLNGPLPRFGGSSKFPSVSRDMAIMVASDVPAVQVEEVIRELMDPNLAVAVELFDVYMGKGLPEGCKSLAFSVVYRHPERTLRDDEVDQVHFALRQKLQDRGYSLR, encoded by the coding sequence ATGAGAGTGCATCTTGGATGGCTTAGAAAACTTGTGGAAATAAACGTTTCGCTGGATGGATTGATAGACTGCCTTACCATGACGGGCACGGAAGTGGAGGAGGTCATAAAACCCGTCGGCGCTTCCAGCGGCATCCTCATAGCTCAAGTGGAAGATGTGGCGCTGCATCCATCTAAGCCCAGCCTTTCGGTGGCGAAGGTAAACTATCGTTCCGGCAATGCCACGGTTGTAACCGGTGCCCGCAACGTGGAGAAGGGGGGCTTGTTCCCCTATGCCCCCCCTGGAGCTAGGATATGCGATGGTGCGGAGCTTTCGGTGAGATCCTTCAACGGTGTGGATAGCCATGGGATGTTGTTGTCCTGCGAAGAGCTCGGACTGGAGGGGCTTGATGCCTCCGGCGGGCTCCTTAAGCTTCCCTCCGACGCCCCCTTGGGGGAGGATTTTCTCAGCTGGGCGGAGTTGGATCAGCCGGTGCTGGATCTTTCTATAACTCCCAACAGGGGCGACCTGTGCTCCATGATTGGGGTTGCCAGGGAAGTTTCGGCCCTTACCGGCGGTAAGCTCCTGCCCGTTGAAATGCCTGACATAAACTGGTCCGATGAGGATTGGTCTTCTCGCTTCCAGCTGAAGGTTTGTGATGATGGCTGCTGGAAGTACCTTTTAGGTTTCTGCGAAGTTAAATTCCTTGGGGAATCTCAATTTTTCGACAGGCTCAAGCTGGTGCTGTCGGGCATGAGGCCCCTTAATAACGTTGTGGATCCCACTAACCTGGCAATGCTGTTGTTCGGCCACCCGCTCCATGCCTTTGATGCAAACCGGTTGCCGTCGGGATCTGTGGAGGTAAGGGGAGCCGTTGCGGGAGAGACCTTAAGGACTTTGGATGGAAGGGATCGGGAGCTTCAGGACAAAGACCTCATTATTTGCAGCAGCGGCGTCCCCATCGCCATAGCCGGCGTTATGGGGGGGGAGGATGCGGAGGTTAAGAAGGATACCAAGGCGATCTTGCTGGAGTCGGCGGTTTTCGATCCTGCCAGGGTCAGCGTAACCTCCAGAAGACTCGGGATAAGCAGCCAGGCGGCGTTCCGATACAGCAGGTCGGTTGATTGGAATGTCAGCGAGGTCGCGGCCTTGTACGCATTGGGGAAGATGTCCTACGGGGGAGCCGTGGTAGTTGGGAGAGGCTTCCTTGAGCACCAAAGGGATTTCCGCATTGATCGTCGCATATCCCTTCGGCTTTCCTCCCTTAAGCGGGTTTTGCTTATGGACTCCCTGGAGCAGGCCGCTTGCATCCTGGAATCCCTTGGGTTTGAGAGGGAAGAAATTTCCTCCTCCCACGCGGTTTTCTCAGTGCCTTCCTGGAGGAGCGATGTGGAGGGAGAGGAGGACCTTATTGAGGAAGTGGGCCGGGTCAGGGGATACCATCTGGTGGAGCCCAGAATCCCTGGCAACCTGAGGGGCAGAGGGATTGTTCCAAGGGCTTTTGAACTGTCCAACTCCCTGCGGCGTGTGGCCATATCCAGAGGATACGTGGAAGTAATGACATATAGTTTTACATCCCCGGAAGAGTTGGGGGAGTTGGGGGTTTCTCATGAGGGGTCCCCACGCATAGTCAACCCCATAAGCAGGGAGCATCTGATCATGAGGCCCCTTATCGCCGTTGGATTGATAAGAGGTCTTAGGGGGAATCTGAGTTCCGGATGGAGAAAGCCCGTAAGGATTTTTGAGACGGGGAACGTGTTCGTTTCGGAGGGGGAGAGCCACCACGTGGCGGGTTTGGTTTTCGTGGGTAAGGACACCAGATCCGTGCACGGGGAAAGGGTTGTAGAGGATTTCTTCTCCATCAAGGCCGACGTGGAAGCCATGCTGGAGTCGGCGGGGGTGAAAGCGGTTTGGATAAGAGGCCGCGAGCCGTTCGGACATGCCGGACAGACGGCTCACGTTGTTGTTGACGGTAGAAGGATAGGCTTCCTATGCAGGCTTAAACCCTCCATCGAGAGGGAACTTGGGGCTGATGAAGGGGTCTTCGTCTTTGAGCTTAACACCGATGGTCTTTTGAATGGTCCCCTGCCGAGGTTTGGCGGTTCCTCCAAGTTTCCTTCGGTTAGCAGGGACATGGCCATAATGGTGGCGTCGGATGTTCCTGCAGTTCAGGTGGAAGAAGTGATAAGGGAGCTTATGGATCCCAATCTGGCGGTTGCGGTGGAGCTGTTTGATGTTTACATGGGCAAGGGGCTGCCTGAGGGATGTAAGAGCTTGGCTTTTTCTGTGGTATATCGTCACCCGGAGCGGACATTGCGGGATGATGAGGTGGACCAGGTCCATTTTGCCCTCAGACAGAAACTTCAGGACAGGGGATACTCCCTAAGGTAA
- the zapA gene encoding cell division protein ZapA, translated as MERRLVLLVGKKSYPIVTSLEEEEVQRAASLVRSLVDSLDSSLSQDERLFLASMTLSSQLLRVQRDLEGLVEEDLE; from the coding sequence ATGGAGCGACGTCTCGTCCTGTTGGTGGGCAAGAAATCATATCCCATAGTTACGTCCTTGGAAGAGGAGGAGGTCCAAAGGGCTGCAAGCCTTGTGAGATCCTTGGTGGACTCTTTGGATTCCTCACTCAGCCAGGACGAGAGGCTTTTTTTGGCCTCCATGACGTTGTCAAGCCAGTTGTTAAGGGTTCAGCGTGACCTTGAAGGGCTGGTGGAGGAGGATCTGGAGTGA
- a CDS encoding CvpA family protein, giving the protein MTALPWSPLDWILAFAGGVWILRGVFRGFVAELASLLGLALGFVLAARYSKSLIPLLVEMGIPPFGCSILAFVLVGAASVVLCRALGGVVKSIISKANLSLLDRLLGGAFGAVKLALLVLILFVMGRAVSPFLAPGWEERSFFLSAVSSHQELISGLFDVMGVVPHGGLMPGLPR; this is encoded by the coding sequence GTGACTGCTTTGCCATGGTCCCCCCTCGACTGGATTCTTGCTTTCGCGGGGGGAGTTTGGATACTGAGGGGTGTCTTTAGGGGCTTTGTGGCGGAGTTGGCGTCCTTGTTGGGGTTGGCGTTAGGGTTTGTCCTGGCGGCCCGCTATTCAAAGTCTCTTATCCCCCTTCTGGTGGAGATGGGCATCCCGCCCTTTGGGTGCTCCATCCTCGCTTTTGTTTTGGTTGGGGCCGCCTCCGTTGTGCTATGCAGGGCCCTGGGTGGGGTTGTTAAATCCATAATTTCAAAGGCCAATCTTTCATTGCTGGATAGACTTCTTGGGGGCGCCTTTGGGGCCGTTAAGCTGGCCTTGTTGGTGCTGATCTTATTTGTGATGGGTAGGGCGGTGTCTCCCTTCCTGGCGCCTGGTTGGGAGGAACGAAGCTTCTTTTTAAGCGCGGTGTCGTCCCACCAGGAACTTATTAGCGGCCTCTTCGATGTCATGGGCGTTGTCCCACATGGGGGCTTGATGCCGGGATTGCCTCGTTGA
- a CDS encoding endonuclease MutS2, giving the protein MICDANTYRVLEVDKVLGIVSRLCRGELGVRRALSLSPAGDVGALERRFDVLRAFESAVLRRGDYPWDYRAAPLDGLIREAKSYGWLSGAELVRFRINLWLAARIKARLKEDSLEFEALRDLVRCFPDWEEELSRLEVLDEDGGLYDGASDRLRDIRQKMRDIRAQVRSRWNDILSSPHLASMLQDKVLVLRNGRFSALVRSDMAGTFPGIVTERSSSGSSVYVEPSQLLPLNNRMSLLTGEECEEEERILKELTEMLLVREGALMNTDEALGAVDLLWAQVDVMGSKKWTVPEVTMDRSFCLKGAKHPLLDDRAVPLDISCGDRFRMLVITGPNTGGKTVALKTAGVVVYLAWLGFPIPCSEGTKVGDIGELFADIGDEQSIEQNLSTFSGHINQLRHIMDQVTDRSLVLLDELGAGTDPEEGSALGVAVLEYFLRRKCLLIATTHHNRIKHFAMTTPRVEAASMEFDPVTLSPTYRLLMGIPGSSNAILIAERLKMPLEVIDRAREEMGRAPAGVDLLLRGLEERQRDLDLKLKDVETLKAELDSMKRDYLAKYGKVLSDSESIIREAKVRAEGIVHQAEEEAKSLLGELRKKSHAEAQRAYQRGRDKVRHAAAALDKLGSEVFDLPSPVLDWQLSVGDGVKIRGSAVKGELAEIDGDHGVVVSGAMRIKVPLKDLIPSSSPVTVPQPKVTVSTPDKVSSSIMIRGMTLDEAMPIVEKYIDQAYRVGYGEVVIIHGRGEGILRRAVHDLLRRMPFVESFRLGGPGEGGHGVTVVRFAR; this is encoded by the coding sequence TTGATATGTGATGCCAATACATACAGGGTCCTTGAGGTAGACAAGGTCCTGGGCATCGTTAGTCGTCTTTGCCGGGGAGAACTTGGGGTTAGAAGGGCGTTGTCGTTGTCTCCGGCGGGGGATGTGGGGGCTTTAGAGCGGCGGTTTGATGTTCTAAGGGCCTTTGAGTCCGCTGTCCTTAGGAGGGGGGACTACCCTTGGGATTACCGGGCTGCTCCATTGGATGGACTCATAAGGGAGGCAAAATCGTACGGCTGGCTGAGCGGAGCTGAGCTAGTTCGTTTCAGGATCAACCTCTGGCTGGCCGCCAGGATAAAGGCCAGGCTTAAAGAGGACTCCTTGGAGTTCGAGGCATTGCGGGATCTTGTCAGGTGCTTCCCAGACTGGGAGGAGGAACTTTCTCGTCTGGAGGTGCTTGACGAGGATGGCGGCCTTTACGATGGGGCTTCAGACAGGCTTAGGGATATACGCCAGAAGATGAGGGATATCCGTGCTCAGGTTAGGAGCCGATGGAACGACATACTGTCCAGCCCTCACTTGGCGTCCATGTTGCAGGATAAGGTGCTTGTGCTTCGGAACGGAAGGTTCTCTGCCCTGGTTAGGTCTGACATGGCTGGGACTTTCCCGGGTATAGTCACAGAAAGGTCTTCCTCGGGTAGCAGCGTCTACGTGGAGCCCTCTCAGCTTTTGCCTTTAAACAACCGTATGTCCTTGCTTACTGGCGAGGAATGCGAAGAGGAGGAGAGAATCCTTAAGGAATTGACGGAGATGCTGTTGGTCCGTGAGGGTGCTTTGATGAACACCGATGAGGCATTGGGCGCCGTGGATCTCCTTTGGGCACAGGTGGATGTGATGGGATCCAAGAAGTGGACTGTTCCAGAAGTGACGATGGACAGAAGCTTTTGCCTTAAAGGAGCCAAGCACCCTCTTCTGGATGATAGGGCGGTGCCCTTGGATATTTCCTGCGGGGATAGGTTCAGAATGCTCGTGATAACGGGCCCAAACACTGGTGGCAAAACCGTTGCACTCAAGACCGCAGGAGTTGTGGTATACCTTGCATGGCTGGGGTTCCCGATTCCTTGTTCGGAGGGTACCAAGGTCGGGGACATCGGGGAGCTGTTTGCCGACATAGGGGACGAGCAGAGCATAGAACAGAACCTTTCTACGTTCAGTGGGCATATAAATCAGCTCAGACACATAATGGACCAAGTGACCGATAGGTCATTGGTGTTGCTGGATGAGTTGGGAGCTGGTACGGACCCAGAAGAGGGATCTGCGTTGGGGGTTGCGGTGTTGGAGTACTTCCTGCGACGGAAGTGTCTTTTGATCGCCACGACGCATCACAACAGGATAAAGCATTTTGCTATGACGACCCCCCGAGTTGAGGCCGCGTCTATGGAGTTCGATCCCGTCACGTTGTCTCCCACATACAGGCTGCTTATGGGAATACCTGGCAGCAGCAACGCCATACTCATAGCTGAAAGGCTTAAGATGCCCCTTGAGGTTATAGATAGGGCAAGGGAGGAGATGGGCAGGGCCCCGGCGGGGGTGGATCTTCTCCTAAGAGGGTTAGAGGAGCGCCAAAGGGATTTGGATCTGAAACTTAAGGATGTAGAGACCTTAAAGGCAGAACTGGATTCCATGAAGCGGGATTACTTGGCTAAGTATGGAAAGGTTCTTTCGGATTCGGAATCCATAATAAGGGAAGCTAAGGTTAGGGCTGAGGGTATAGTACATCAAGCGGAGGAAGAAGCTAAGTCCCTTTTAGGAGAGCTTCGCAAGAAGTCCCATGCGGAAGCCCAGAGAGCCTATCAGAGGGGAAGGGATAAGGTGAGACATGCCGCTGCCGCTTTAGATAAACTAGGCTCTGAGGTTTTTGATCTGCCCTCTCCTGTCTTGGATTGGCAGCTGTCGGTTGGTGATGGGGTGAAGATAAGAGGAAGCGCCGTGAAGGGCGAGCTGGCGGAGATAGATGGAGATCATGGGGTTGTTGTGTCTGGAGCCATGAGGATAAAGGTTCCGCTTAAAGATCTTATCCCATCGTCATCTCCTGTCACGGTGCCGCAACCTAAGGTTACCGTATCAACCCCCGATAAGGTCTCCAGTTCCATAATGATAAGGGGAATGACGCTGGACGAGGCGATGCCCATAGTGGAGAAGTACATAGATCAGGCCTATCGTGTTGGTTACGGTGAAGTGGTGATAATACATGGACGGGGAGAGGGTATTCTCAGGAGGGCGGTTCATGACCTTCTAAGGCGCATGCCTTTCGTGGAGTCTTTTCGCCTTGGGGGTCCCGGCGAGGGAGGGCATGGCGTAACGGTGGTGCGTTTTGCCAGGTGA